The genomic segment GATAATTCAAGATACAGTTGTTAAGAATTCGGGGGTAATAGCTACTGAAATTTCGCTTGCAAAAAGGGAGATAACAGTAATATATAATGATATCTTTTTAAAACTCGAAAGGATTATAAATTCCATAGAGGATTTAGGATATGT from the Clostridium beijerinckii genome contains:
- a CDS encoding heavy-metal-associated domain-containing protein, whose product is MKSVIKICNMESNDDAKIIQDTVVKNSGVIATEISLAKREITVIYNDIFLKLERIINSIEDLGYVVL